TGGGTACCAACTCTGCAGGTTAATCAGGGGTTTCTGATTGGCGTAGTCGATACATTGTTCTGACAAAACTCAGTATGGTTCTTAACTCTATTTAAGCTCTCCCTATGGTGGAACCAGGGAGGTGGGGATAGTTACAGTATTATATTGTGGGGGAAATGCAGTGACACCTAGAAAATATTACCGTCTGTGGAGCATGCCCTGGACTCAGCAATTGACGTAACTCCGTTGAGCTGCGGTGCGCCATTTTTAGCTGATTTTATTAGGAAGGCGGGTACTTACCTGGAAACTAAAATGGCCTGGTTTATCCTGTACTATCGCCCATCGTTGATAGCGCTGCACCAACTAAAGCTCTTAActgtttggagaggaattgcttTATATTATAAGGGAGGTCTTTTATGATAAACCCCTCTGTGTACATCACTGAACTTAGATTGGGCCAATGTACTCCATGAGTAATTACTTACTGTACAACTTAGACTGTACATGCTTGCTAAGCAGTCATAATTGCAAATAATTGGAAGCTATCGCATTGATTGGGCACCAACTCTGCGAGTTAATTAGGGGTTTCTGATTTATGCATTGTCCCGACAAAACTCGAGGGATTGGATGGCAATTTTTTTGTGTTATTAAATCTGTGTTAAATTTGTCCAGTGGTGGAACCAGGGAGGTGGGAATAATTTCAGTATTAAAACTGTGGGGAAAAGCAGTGACACGTAGAATTAATGTACCATCTGTGCAGCATCCCCTGAGCTCAACAATTGCCGTTACTCCGTTGAGCTGTCGGTGTGCTTATTTTAGTTAATTTTCATTATGCGACGGATATTTGCTTGGAAAGTAAAATGGCCTGGTTGATCTTGCACCAACTAAAGCCCTTAATTGTTTCGAGGGAAATTGCTTTATATTATATAAGTGAGGTCTTTTATGATGAACCCTGTGTATGTACATCACCAAACATAGATTGGGCCACTGTACTCGCTGAGTAATTACTTACTGTGCAACTTAGACTGTACATGCTTGCTAAGCAGTCATAATTACAAACAAATGGAAGCCATCGCGTTGATGGTTAGTTGTTGGTTGAGACTTGATGTGTTAGGTCAGCATTGCTTTACAAAATCTACCTGTGTTCATTCAATCCTCCGGTTGTTGTAATGTGATGATGGTCTGTTCCTTGTTCAGTGGGACACAGCAGGCCAGGAAAGGTTCAGGACAATAACAAGCAGTTACTACCGCGGAGCGCATGGAATCATTGTAAGCCCTCATGGACACCCATAATAATGTTTATCCTGATCTTTTGGCACCTGCGGTCGTTTCTTTTGGAGTTGTTTCACAGTTTCACTCTAGTCATTGTTGAACTGAACTCGTTCATTTTCGCTCTGCATTATTTATCGTGCTTCATCATTCAGGAATGAGGATCTACATTTTCACAGAATTATCATGGTGTTAATACTCCTTACTACATTTTTCAGATCGTATATGATGTGACAGATAGGGAAAGCTTCAACAACGTCAAGCAGTGGTTGAGTGAGATTGATAGGTATGCCAGTGACAGTGTGTGCAAGCTTCTAGTCGGGAACAAATGTGATTTGGTTGATAGTAAGGTCGTCGATACAGAAGAGGCCAAGGTAAACCCCTTCTCTCTTTCTTGGTTCCATTGACAATATTAGCCATACAGTCCAAATGACAACAAATTCCTGCGACCATGCTACAGTCAATTACTCAATTTCACAGCTTGCTGTTATCAACATTTAGATGGACAACCGTGATTTTAGTTTGAGCATACATGGTATATTTGAATGGACAGAACAATGTATCTCTAGTTGCCACAATAAAACAGTAACCACCATGAATCTGTTTCATTCTTGATAAATTGACAAGCTCCTTTATTCTTCTTGATACTCCTCTTCCTAATGCAGTTTCGATCTTTACTATTCAGGATAATTACTCTGAATATGCTAAACAAGTGACTAAAATATCTATGATGAATTTCAGGCTTTTGCAGAATCGTTGGGAATGAATTTTCTTGAGACAAGTGCAAAGGAAGCCATCAATGTGGAGACAGCTTTCTTAACCATGTCATCAGAAATCAAGAACAAGTAAGCCAAGAAATGCACATTTTTAGAGGCCCCTTTTCTTCCCAGTTTCTCTGTTATATTTGGCACTGATAGGTCATCAAACGAGCAGTATGCTTGTGGAAAGAAAA
This DNA window, taken from Triticum aestivum cultivar Chinese Spring chromosome 1D, IWGSC CS RefSeq v2.1, whole genome shotgun sequence, encodes the following:
- the LOC123179836 gene encoding ras-related protein RABD1; this encodes MSTSEYDYLFKLLLIGDSSVGKSCLLLRFADDAYVDTYISTIGVDFKIRTVELDGKSVKLQIWDTAGQERFRTITSSYYRGAHGIIIVYDVTDRESFNNVKQWLSEIDRYASDSVCKLLVGNKCDLVDSKVVDTEEAKAFAESLGMNFLETSAKEAINVETAFLTMSSEIKNKMASQPTAERKSTVHVHMKGQPIQQQNSSCCS